DNA from Microbacterium sp. SORGH_AS_0969:
GCTACACCCCGCACGAACTGGACCGCGATGCGACGTTCTACGTCGCCGGACACCGGGGGCTCGTGGGATCGGCGATCGTCCGACGGCTCGAGGCGGCAGGTTTCGACAACATCGTCGGAAAGACCTCGGCGGAACTCGATCTGAAAGACCGCGACGCCGTCTTCTCCTACGTCGGAGAGATCAAGCCGAAGTACCTCGTGTTGGCTGCGGCGAAGGTCGGTGGCATCCTGGCGAACTCGACGTACCCGGTCGACTTCCTCAGCGACAACATGCGCATCCAGGTCAATGTGCTCGACGCGGCTCTCGCGAGTGACGTGGAGCGCGTGCTGTTCCTGGGGTCGTCATGCATCTACCCGAAGTTCGCGGAGCAGCCCATCCGTGAGGACTCGCTCCTCACGGGCCACCTCGAGCCGACGAACGACGCGTACGCGATCGCCAAGATCGCCGGCATCCTGCAGACCCAGGCCGTGCGCCGCCAGTACGGTCTGCCGTGGATCAGCGCGATGCCGACGAACCTCTACGGTCCGAATGACAACTTCTCGCCGCAGGGCTCGCACGTGCTCCCGGCGCTGATTCGTCGCTATGACGAGGCGGCGCAGTCCGGGGCTGAGAGCGTCACGAACTGGGGCACGGGAACGCCGCGCCGTGAGTTCCTGCACGCTGATGACATGGCCGACGCGTGCCTGCACCTACTCGAGCACTACGACGGACCCGACCAGGTCAACGTGGGCACGGGGTCGGACGTGACGATCCGCGAGATCGCCGAGACGAT
Protein-coding regions in this window:
- a CDS encoding GDP-L-fucose synthase, which gives rise to MSTAVDGVSYTPHELDRDATFYVAGHRGLVGSAIVRRLEAAGFDNIVGKTSAELDLKDRDAVFSYVGEIKPKYLVLAAAKVGGILANSTYPVDFLSDNMRIQVNVLDAALASDVERVLFLGSSCIYPKFAEQPIREDSLLTGHLEPTNDAYAIAKIAGILQTQAVRRQYGLPWISAMPTNLYGPNDNFSPQGSHVLPALIRRYDEAAQSGAESVTNWGTGTPRREFLHADDMADACLHLLEHYDGPDQVNVGTGSDVTIREIAETIARVTGFEGETEWDTSKPDGTPQKLLDVSKLAEAGWTAKISLEEGMERTVAWYRDHVGALRQ